In Nakaseomyces glabratus chromosome I, complete sequence, the sequence agttcttcaatttttagTACAATCTAATAGATATAATACTAGTGCATATTGCTACATTTTCCTCCTACACTCTCTTGCAATGGATCGAGCTTCTTCCATCTCTTGTGAAGTACCATTCGAAACACCTACTGCAAGGTCATACGCTTTCACATAGTTATTTGTCTTCAATTCAAATTTAGCAAGCCATAGTCTAGCTTTGACGCTCTCATCGGTCACCAAACCCTCTGTTATCCTTTCTATCTCAACACATTTCTCCATTAATAACTTGCATTTGTCTATTCCATTTGTTTGCTCAAACAGCAAGGCCAACTTGTATAGAAGGGCGGTATCTTGCTCAGATTGCGTAGTCAATTGTAACGCCCTTTCATAACACTTGATTGCCTCCGCATGATTTCCCACCTTTGCATAGCAAGAACCGAGAGCTTGCCACATTCGTTTGTCTAGAGGCTTCAGAATACACGCTCTCTGGAAGTAGTAAAGAGAATATAGATGCATGTCCAAAACCTCATATGCTTGGCCCAGACCATACCAGGCTCTAAAATCTCTTGGATCTATGTCTACAGCTCTTCTATATGATTCTATTGCTGCATTCGAGTTTTTGAGTTCTACAAATTCATGACCCATCAAAGTCCATGCACTTGTTGTTTTCTTGTCTAGTGTTAGAGCACGGCGAAAATacattattgatttttcatGTTCTTGCCTTGCGCTATAATAATTAGCAATCACACAACAAGTTTCGGGTCTAAATCTATCGATTTGTGATACAAATTGTGCTAGATACGCCAACTTTGCGTTCTTCTGCATCACATATAAGATATTAGAGAATGTATCCATATCATCGAGACGATAAGGATCATCttccattattttttcaaatatttgcTCGGAGTTAACATAATCCATATATTGATAACTTGTCAATGCTTTTTGGGCCTGCAGAAAGGTAAAATTGGGGAATAGTGTGAGTAAGTCTTCGAATGTCGTTAAATATTCATCAACATTGCCTTGAAACTCTTTGAATAATAGCAATTGGAAGATTTTAAATGGAATGTTGGACTCCAATTTCGATTGGCTGTTTATATTCTCTAGATTTTCGAACTGAAAGTTGGACATAAAATGACTTAATAGCATCTGCGACTCCTCAACAGTTGTAATACATTCCAATAGATCTGACCAGCAGGAGTAATTGAATGAATAGATACGTAAGGATCGCAAGTATGCCCTAATAGCCATAGATTTTGAGTTAGACTCTTTTAATAATATGCCTctcaaataaaataataaggCATACCCTAGAGAGTTTTTAGGGACTTTGTGAGATTGAACATCTTCAAGGTATTGATCTAATTCGTTTAAAATTTCAGTAACCCCACTTTGATCATTCTTGTTGTGAGGATCATCTATAgactttttctttaaacCTCCAAAACTGGAAAAATCATCGGCGGCATCAATGTTCAGGTTCCGGTTACCTGCATTATCATACTTAACACTGTTTTTTTCGATAGTTAGGACGTTCTCTAAGGATTCCTGCGTCTTCTTATCCCATGATAGATACATGCTGTACAACTTCAGAAACTTCAAGCTTGGATTAGTAGCATCTTCCAGATAAAACGCACATCTATCAAACTCTTTGTTATCAAACATTGTGGAAACATACAGGTACTTGTCGTActctttttcattaaaataaaaattagaTTTGTTATCATGGAAACTGAGGAAATTTTTGTTGGGAATATCTCCTGAGATCTTGCTATTTCCTGGTTCTTTGATCTCAATATGTTTGCCCAATTTGTCCATCGGTGACTCCAATCCCAACTGATCTACCGTCACCTCCTCGCATATACCATTCAGGGCCTCAGCAGCCCATTTGGAAGACCCATTGAGCTTCATCATACTCATTTCCAACGCTGCTTTGCGTAAATTCCATCGCACATCGCGGATCAACTCATTACTTAGTTCCATTATGAAGTAAAACTCCACTTAGAGCGCACAGACAGTATATAATGCGAGTTGactcaaaaagaaaaaggacAATGCCGATACCAATTGGTCAATAATATAGCTAAAGTGGCTACAAAGTCCATATCATGATACATATTAAGTTAGGCACACTCAACTTGGTGTGACATTTGTAGCGAGATTCCTTGAACTTTTCATTGTGAGATGAAAAATGCCCGAGTTCTTCGCAGCAAcacaaaatgaaattttagCAAAATGGTTTGCAATAGACTCGATGGCTTCAGCATTGGAGGCGACTGCGATCTGTTGGGTGTTTCATTGTGATATCTTAGGACTAAATAAGATACTATTAACGCTAGTAGGAAGCTCACCACAGAAGGAGGGTAGAGGCAATTAGGcagaaacaagaaaagaagtcGTTCCATTATTGATAGAGTGGTAATTAGCTTATTAGACAGTACAGGTACTTTGACAGGCTATATCAACAGAAATTATCAGTATACATTCTAATTGATGAGTGAACAGAATTCGGAGCAATATTTCGAGGCTCTTTGCGAGCAAGAGCAAGCTCTACAGGATAACCATGAGCATTTGAAGTCTGTCTTAAACATCCTAGGAaatgttgttgatgaagaGGCTAGTGATGAGGACATTGTTACTTCTTTAGGGAAACTATCGAAGACAGTGAAAGTCTTGGTTGATAGTTCGGTGGACTTGAGATACAAGAAGTTTCGGGTTACGGATGTACGATTTGCACCTCAGGCAGCGGAGCAATCACGATTCGGAGGCAACTCTAATGATCATTTAAGGCAGATCCAAAAAAGTGGACGTCTACGGGAGTATGTTTCTGTGCTTGAAGCGATCTATAATGACTCACTGACGTACATCAAtcttttgacaaaattgtCGGTGAACCTTGCAAAGCAAATAGAATTCGCTGACCATTCAGTAAGTGAATTCCTACTAGAAGATTGGAAGCCACCTCATGAGCTTCAATCTATTTTAGAgaaatttgttgatatGGAAGAGGACCCAGAGGTATTAAATGATCAACTGAACAAGTACATGGACAACATTAAGATGGAAAGAGCAAAGTATAGTTTAGAGAATAAATACTCCTTGCAGGAACAATTGAAGACGTTAGAGAGCGAATTAAGCAGGTGGAGAGATGCATGGGTAAATATTGAGAGCCTGATGTTTGGAGATTCACCTAACTCTATGAAGGGGATGttacaaaatattgaatcGATGAAGAAAGAACTTTCACCAACAGCAGAAAATTAGTAGAACATGTTTCTCATCATTTTGTTGTAAAACTTTTATGAATTTCTGACAAGAATCTGTTTTGCTGAGATCGCCAGCAGCTATACATTGCATTTAActaaatttgttttttctgttttatcGTTTACCATTTATTATCCAtcattattactattactaTATTTTTTCCCATTTGTGGATTACCAAGCATTAAAGCATACCTGCATGAACTGGTATGAAATAGGTCtgtttataaatattaattagcATAATTTAAGCCTTCGTACATATATCTTTCAAAACCATATTTTATGAATTTTATCTAGACACACATTATTGCGTAGATACAAATGTTGTAGATATCGTTGTTGCTAAACATAAAAATAGTTCCGATGACTTGACAAAAGGCACTGTTGAAATAAATGCAAGCACCTATTGCAAAGGAAACGTGCTGAAGATTATAGAAGATCGCCATTAAGAGCCCTAAGGTCATTGTTTAGTATACATATGTCAATTATAGTAAGGCCTCGAAACTTGATCAAAAACAAGAGTGTGGCTAGCAGgctttcaaaattttataGTGACTTACCTGATAATGCACCAACTTTAGGTGAAAACGAACAATGGTTGAATAGCTTATCCAGTAATAATAGAATTGGTAATCTGAAGAGAGATTATGATAATTTTGCTAGGTTTCCATCTAATGAGAGCTTTCCATGGACATTTGAAAGAGACTCTACGAATCCGAAGAAATGTATTGTTAATACGCCATTATCATGGCTCACTGATACTAAATATCTGAGGCAATTCAATAAGAATAAGCATCTGCAAAGTAATTTTGTAGATGTTAGAATAGTTAAATGTACAAGTGGGAAAGGAGGTGACGGTTGCGTCTCCTTCTTCAGAGATGCCGGAAGAAGTATAGGGCCACCAGATGGTGGTGACGGCGGGCATGGTGGAAGTATATATGTCCAAGCAGAGAGTGGTCTCGATTCTTTAGCCAAGATGAGGGCAACTTATGTGGCGAGTGATGGTGGTTCTGGACAGTCCGGACAGCTGGACGGTGCTAGAGGTAAAGATATTCTAATTACAGTTCCTACAGGAACTGTAATAAAGTGGTGTTTACAACCCAAATTGATCAAAGAACTTATGGAAGAGAGGGTAAATAATGGACATTATACTGACAAAATTAAGAACCTTTTGGAGAATGAGTATTACGATTTAGAATGCTTCAATGATAATAGATATATGGGCGAACTGCCTTCACATATTCAAATGAAGCGCTCATCAAACACAAGTTCATCATGGTTatttaaagaaaaggatGAGCAATACCATAGAGATAAAGAATGGTTTGTTCAATTAGATAAGAAGATGAGACTTTATGACTATGGGGTATTGAAGAGTGAGTTAGAAGCAGATAAGTTTCCACTTTTTGGAATAGATTTGAGTACACCTACCAAAAAGCCAATATGCCTTCTGAAAGGTGGGAAAGGCGGGCTTGGGAATATGCATTTTTTAACTAATCTGATTAGGAATCCGAGATTTGCTAAACATGGTCGCCCAGGTCTTGACcaatatttcttgtttgaGTTGAAGATGATCGCTGACCTTGGTTTGGTTGGGTTACCAAATGCCGGTAAATCAACATTATTAACCAAGATATCTAATGCGAAACCTAGGATAGGGCATTGGGAGTTCACGACTCTAGAACCTTCCGTAGGAACTATTTCTCTTGGCATTCAAGGCCCACAATTTACAGTAGCTGATATACCAGGTATCATCAAGGGAGCATCTCAAGACAAAGGTATGGGTATCGAATTTCTAAGACATATCGAAAGATCAAATGGATGGGTGTTTGTTATTAGCTTAGAGAACCCGGATCCTTTAAATGACCTTAATATACTTATTAATGAGTTGGGTGGTCAAGAAATCATTAAGCAAAAGAGAGTGCTAGTGGTTGCTAATAAAGCAGATATCAATCATACTAGCACTGAGTCAAGAGATAAGTATATGAGACTGAAAGAATTCTGTGACTCCAAAGGGTGGGATAGTATTCCAATAAGTGCATTGCATTCTCATAATATTGATAAGCTACTTGTTAAGATGGCCAAATGCAGTGGGAGGCTTTCCAGCTGAGCCTAACTTCACGACCATATActgatatatattctttGGACAAACTGCATAATGTAGTGTGACCTGTAAATAGTACACATATTAATGG encodes:
- the CDC23 gene encoding anaphase promoting complex subunit CDC23 (CAGL0I02288g~Ortholog(s) have cyclin binding, ubiquitin-protein transferase activity and role in anaphase-promoting complex-dependent catabolic process, positive regulation of mitotic metaphase/anaphase transition, protein ubiquitination), producing the protein MELSNELIRDVRWNLRKAALEMSMMKLNGSSKWAAEALNGICEEVTVDQLGLESPMDKLGKHIEIKEPGNSKISGDIPNKNFLSFHDNKSNFYFNEKEYDKYLYVSTMFDNKEFDRCAFYLEDATNPSLKFLKLYSMYLSWDKKTQESLENVLTIEKNSVKYDNAGNRNLNIDAADDFSSFGGLKKKSIDDPHNKNDQSGVTEILNELDQYLEDVQSHKVPKNSLGYALLFYLRGILLKESNSKSMAIRAYLRSLRIYSFNYSCWSDLLECITTVEESQMLLSHFMSNFQFENLENINSQSKLESNIPFKIFQLLLFKEFQGNVDEYLTTFEDLLTLFPNFTFLQAQKALTSYQYMDYVNSEQIFEKIMEDDPYRLDDMDTFSNILYVMQKNAKLAYLAQFVSQIDRFRPETCCVIANYYSARQEHEKSIMYFRRALTLDKKTTSAWTLMGHEFVELKNSNAAIESYRRAVDIDPRDFRAWYGLGQAYEVLDMHLYSLYYFQRACILKPLDKRMWQALGSCYAKVGNHAEAIKCYERALQLTTQSEQDTALLYKLALLFEQTNGIDKCKLLMEKCVEIERITEGLVTDESVKARLWLAKFELKTNNYVKAYDLAVGVSNGTSQEMEEARSIARECRRKM
- the THP2 gene encoding Thp2p (CAGL0I02310g~Ortholog(s) have nucleic acid binding activity and role in DNA recombination, mRNA export from nucleus, telomere maintenance, transcription elongation from RNA polymerase II promoter) translates to MSEQNSEQYFEALCEQEQALQDNHEHLKSVLNILGNVVDEEASDEDIVTSLGKLSKTVKVLVDSSVDLRYKKFRVTDVRFAPQAAEQSRFGGNSNDHLRQIQKSGRLREYVSVLEAIYNDSLTYINLLTKLSVNLAKQIEFADHSVSEFLLEDWKPPHELQSILEKFVDMEEDPEVLNDQLNKYMDNIKMERAKYSLENKYSLQEQLKTLESELSRWRDAWVNIESLMFGDSPNSMKGMLQNIESMKKELSPTAEN
- the MTG2 gene encoding putative GTPase MTG2 (CAGL0I02332g~Ortholog(s) have ribosome binding activity, role in cytoplasmic translation and extrinsic component of membrane, mitochondrial inner membrane localization); its protein translation is MSIIVRPRNLIKNKSVASRLSKFYSDLPDNAPTLGENEQWLNSLSSNNRIGNLKRDYDNFARFPSNESFPWTFERDSTNPKKCIVNTPLSWLTDTKYLRQFNKNKHLQSNFVDVRIVKCTSGKGGDGCVSFFRDAGRSIGPPDGGDGGHGGSIYVQAESGLDSLAKMRATYVASDGGSGQSGQLDGARGKDILITVPTGTVIKWCLQPKLIKELMEERVNNGHYTDKIKNLLENEYYDLECFNDNRYMGELPSHIQMKRSSNTSSSWLFKEKDEQYHRDKEWFVQLDKKMRLYDYGVLKSELEADKFPLFGIDLSTPTKKPICLLKGGKGGLGNMHFLTNLIRNPRFAKHGRPGLDQYFLFELKMIADLGLVGLPNAGKSTLLTKISNAKPRIGHWEFTTLEPSVGTISLGIQGPQFTVADIPGIIKGASQDKGMGIEFLRHIERSNGWVFVISLENPDPLNDLNILINELGGQEIIKQKRVLVVANKADINHTSTESRDKYMRLKEFCDSKGWDSIPISALHSHNIDKLLVKMAKCSGRLSS